One Spinacia oleracea cultivar Varoflay chromosome 4, BTI_SOV_V1, whole genome shotgun sequence DNA segment encodes these proteins:
- the LOC130471933 gene encoding uncharacterized protein, with translation MSSANIGYVGPGSSMAYSDQNGSSSSLDWLGKEMLELRLGDRADRADDRMRADKLKTQIELTFKQMNTGGTEAERGRENIAELERVQQIMDQYKLQAQQLEELEVKKRTEELAAFVAKEPSHHLLRLGHDCWDVARYYTRSKRNTRRFWATTNFFFFVGCQEKPLDGIHCCRYFKLLYCKIYEGTAFTYLVLLI, from the exons ATGTCCTCTGCAAATATAGGATATGTAGGACCAGGTAGTTCAATGGCTTACAGTGATCAGAATGGTTCATCTAGTTCTTTGGATTGGTTAGGGAAAGAGATGCTTGAATTAAGACTCGGAGACCGAGCGGACCGCGCTGATGATAGG ATGCGAGCTGATAAATTGAAGACACAAATCGAGCTTACATTCAAACAGATGAACACTGGTGGGACAGAGGCAGAAAGAGGTAGAGAAAACATTGCCGAACTGGAAAGGGTCCAGCAAATCATGGATCAGTACAAACTGCAAGCTCAACAACTGGAAGAATTAGAAGTAAAGAAACGCACAGAAGAGTTGGCTGCGTTTGTAGCTAAAGAGCCTTCTCATCACTTGCTACGACTTGGCCATGATTGTTGGGACGTTGCTCGATACTACACTAGAAGCAAGAGAAACACTAGAAGATTCTGGGCaacaactaatttttttttttttgttgggtgtCAAGAGAAACCGTTAGATGGAATACATTGTTGTAGATATTTCAAGCTTTTGTATTGTAAAATTTATGAAGGTACTGCCTTTACTTATTTAGTCTTATTGATTTGA